The genomic stretch TGGAAGTCGTTAAGCCCGGATCCTTCTTCGTAGACGCTACGCATGCGCAGATCGGCGAATGCCTAAGAGGAGCCTCCCATCAATGAAAGATTTTGAGTCGAGAGACCTCATCGAGAAAATCAGAGAGAGAACCGACATTGTGCAGGTGATAGGTGAGCATATCACCCTCGACCGCCACAATAAAGCATTGTGTCCGTTCCACGAGGAGAATACGCCGAGTTTCTCCGTGAACCCCAGTGGACAGTATTTCCATTGTTTCGGCTGCGGAGTCGGAGGGGATGTTTTCAGGTTTCTTGAGCTTTATGAGAAAAAGCCCTTTATGGAGGTTTTATCTGAGCTTGCCGATCGAGCGGGTATTTCTCTTACCGTCCTAACTTCGGAGGATCGGCAACGCATTCGAGAAATTCGGACGATTGAAGATATCCTCACCGAGACAGCCAGGTTCTACCACCAGAGCCTTACCGCAGAGGTCCGAGACTATCTCATGCAAGAGAGGGGCCTCAAGGAGGAGACGATTTCTCGCTTTCAGATCGGCTATGCCAACGGAAAGTTGCAGGAGTACCTGATAAAAAAGCTAGGGTTCCCGTTAGACCTTTGCCTAAAGGCCGGAGTGCTCAAGAAGGCGCAGGGGAATAGCGTCAGGGACCATTTTTATCATCGTGCCATCTTCCCTAATTTCAAGCGTGGAAGGGTTGTCCACATTACAGGCCGGAGTCTGGATGGGCAGCAACCGAAATACCTCCACCTCCCGGGGAGGATCCGCTACCTCTACAACGAGGACGCCCTGACAAATAGAGTGGTCTACATCACCGAAGGGGTGACAGATTGCCTCTCCGGTGTCCAGTTAGGTTACCCGGTTGTGGCCATTTTTGGCTCATCTAATTTCAAGCCAGAATTCCTGCCCAAGCTTTCCCTCTGTGAGACGGTGTATCTTTGTCTTGACGGAGACACAGCTGGACAGGAAGGGGCGCTCAGGATAGGAGAGCTTATCGGCGAGCGGGCAAAGATCGTTTCGCTACCCAAAGGGCTTGACCTAAACGATTATCTTAAGGGCCATCCCAAAGAAGAGTTTGAAAGCCTCGTTGCGTCCTCCAAAGACATCATTATGTATGAACTGAGCCTCATCCCTCCTGATACGGACAAGACCGCGCTCCCACAACGGCTTGAATCTATCTTGAAACAAATTGCCCAAATGGATGAGGCAAAGGCAGAGGCGTATTTGAGCTATGAGATCAAGCCCCGCTTCAAACTAAAGAAGGATGACGTAGACGCATACAGGAAAATCATCAACAAACACCGAAAGACGAGTAGCGACCAAAGAGAAACCAAATCCTCTAATCCTAAAACCGAGCCCCTTTATACCGCCCTCTTTGACGGGCTGATTGACCTCGTAGAGCACAACGGCAACCCCGCTTTTCTTATCAAAGACGGCGACAA from bacterium encodes the following:
- a CDS encoding CHC2 zinc finger domain-containing protein yields the protein MKDFESRDLIEKIRERTDIVQVIGEHITLDRHNKALCPFHEENTPSFSVNPSGQYFHCFGCGVGGDVFRFLELYEKKPFMEVLSELADRAGISLTVLTSEDRQRIREIRTIEDILTETARFYHQSLTAEVRDYLMQERGLKEETISRFQIGYANGKLQEYLIKKLGFPLDLCLKAGVLKKAQGNSVRDHFYHRAIFPNFKRGRVVHITGRSLDGQQPKYLHLPGRIRYLYNEDALTNRVVYITEGVTDCLSGVQLGYPVVAIFGSSNFKPEFLPKLSLCETVYLCLDGDTAGQEGALRIGELIGERAKIVSLPKGLDLNDYLKGHPKEEFESLVASSKDIIMYELSLIPPDTDKTALPQRLESILKQIAQMDEAKAEAYLSYEIKPRFKLKKDDVDAYRKIINKHRKTSSDQRETKSSNPKTEPLYTALFDGLIDLVEHNGNPAFLIKDGDKLSILPKVEREGVLYIPPPKEQIPWLLPRGEEVLKLYDLQEVLPQRERDGALYDDLLTYHKAISELPGEEYYDLIVAWVLHTYLLEPVQYSPIICLFAVPERGKSRTGKGMIHVAYRGIHVESLRDAYLVRVANNLGASLFFDVKDIWQKAEKNGSEDILLHRFEKGAKVPRVLYPERGAHQDIVYYSIFGPTIIGTNEGVHRILETRAVHIHMPETSRRFENDVTPELALPLKERLIAFRAKHLGETLADIPKPAAGRLGDILKPLQQIIRLVKPERELSFLRLIRQIESEKLIEKADSLEAQILAVLIGLQDQVQSGMLPVKRITDTFNEGKPEKSQLTYQRIGRRLSAMGFKKVKASDGASAIVWDDESIERMKETYGLRKTSETSDRSEISAWSPDDTDVSDDTDVFRSPF